The following are from one region of the Endozoicomonas sp. 4G genome:
- a CDS encoding DNA polymerase III subunit delta' — MKDWRIFPWQNTQWQQMVHCQQTGNLAHAYLLRGVPGTGKLQFAKALSAYLLCMNPQTTGACGHCKECELLKAGTHPDFTLVEPDDPGRPIRIDRIRKLNEFAHKTAQQGGRRVIILNPAEAMNVNAANALLKCLEEPGDDTVFLLVSARSGDMLPTIRSRCQQLNFATPNRADAEQWLASQLEDSSRVVQLLDLTANAPLEAKRFADQGLLEKRATLADGLKGLFKGKVTPVELAKTWQSEDLVLTISWIMGWLDDAVKLSLNGSPSDLRNRDQLKMLEYLARKCDARTLLQERDWLMSQRQSLLEGGNLNPQMLMEGVFCRCLDWVL; from the coding sequence ATGAAAGACTGGCGCATTTTTCCCTGGCAAAACACCCAGTGGCAGCAAATGGTTCACTGCCAGCAGACAGGTAACCTGGCCCATGCCTATTTGCTAAGGGGGGTGCCGGGTACCGGTAAGCTCCAGTTTGCCAAAGCACTGTCTGCTTATTTGTTGTGTATGAACCCGCAGACGACAGGGGCCTGTGGTCACTGTAAGGAGTGTGAGCTACTGAAAGCAGGAACCCATCCTGATTTCACACTGGTAGAACCCGATGACCCCGGTCGGCCCATTCGCATTGACCGTATTCGAAAGCTGAACGAGTTTGCCCATAAAACCGCTCAGCAGGGAGGGCGCAGAGTGATTATCCTGAACCCGGCAGAAGCGATGAATGTCAATGCTGCCAATGCCCTGCTCAAATGCCTTGAAGAGCCGGGAGACGATACTGTTTTCCTGCTGGTCAGTGCCCGTTCCGGTGATATGCTGCCCACCATTCGCAGCCGTTGTCAGCAATTAAACTTTGCGACACCCAACAGAGCTGATGCGGAACAATGGTTAGCTTCGCAACTGGAGGATTCGAGTCGGGTTGTGCAACTCTTGGATCTCACCGCCAACGCTCCGCTGGAGGCTAAGCGTTTTGCCGATCAGGGGCTGTTGGAAAAAAGAGCAACTCTGGCTGATGGCCTGAAAGGGCTTTTCAAAGGGAAAGTTACCCCTGTTGAGTTGGCAAAAACCTGGCAATCAGAAGATTTGGTTCTGACGATCAGCTGGATCATGGGCTGGCTTGATGATGCTGTTAAATTGAGTTTGAATGGCAGCCCATCGGACCTTCGAAACCGGGATCAGTTGAAAATGCTGGAATATCTGGCTCGAAAATGCGATGCCAGAACTCTCCTGCAAGAGAGGGACTGGCTGATGTCGCAAAGACAGTCCCTGCTGGAAGGCGGCAATCTTAACCCGCAGATGTTGATGGAAGGGGTCTTTTGCCGCTGTCTTGATTGGGTGCTGTGA
- the tmk gene encoding dTMP kinase: protein MANAPSGFFLTIEGGEGAGKTTAVDFIKNWMAERQLAFTETREPGGTQVAEELRSLLLGLHGEPLSDITELLMMFAARSQNLFHNVLPGLKAGNIVLCDRFTDATYAYQGGGRGLSTQPVATLEHLVQGALRPDMTILLDVDPEIGMARAKGRGGRLDRIEQEKMDFFIRVRNAYLARAEQFPEQFEVIDAGQSLERVQQQLLAVLERRLGER from the coding sequence ATGGCTAATGCCCCATCCGGTTTTTTCCTGACGATTGAAGGTGGCGAAGGCGCAGGTAAAACGACTGCGGTCGACTTTATCAAAAACTGGATGGCTGAGCGTCAGCTGGCGTTTACCGAAACCCGTGAGCCAGGCGGTACTCAGGTGGCAGAAGAGCTTCGCTCGCTGTTGCTGGGGCTTCATGGTGAACCATTGTCTGACATCACTGAATTGTTAATGATGTTTGCCGCCCGCTCGCAAAATCTTTTTCATAATGTGTTGCCCGGACTGAAAGCGGGAAACATCGTACTGTGCGATCGCTTTACTGATGCCACCTACGCCTATCAGGGCGGTGGTCGTGGCCTGAGCACCCAGCCGGTTGCAACGCTTGAACATTTGGTCCAGGGTGCCCTGCGTCCGGATATGACCATTCTGCTGGATGTTGATCCGGAAATTGGCATGGCCAGAGCCAAAGGACGAGGTGGCAGGCTGGACCGGATTGAGCAGGAAAAAATGGACTTTTTTATCCGGGTACGCAATGCCTATCTGGCAAGGGCAGAACAGTTTCCTGAGCAGTTTGAAGTGATTGATGCCGGGCAGTCCCTTGAACGTGTTCAACAGCAGTTGCTGGCAGTGCTCGAAAGAAGACTGGGAGAGCGCTGA
- the mltG gene encoding endolytic transglycosylase MltG, whose product MLKKLLFAVVGLCLAGLLAAVVFWKALDWYGNQPMIGPGSADSLEFTIAQGESMTGVADSLAKSGWLHYPKLFVLLAKIEKAAGAIHAGDYLIPAGITHRDLLKVFTSGQVRYYNVTLVEGHTLKEVMAALNQHEKLSSPMDHEALQALYKSLEIAGNPEGLFYPDTYFFQANASVESILRRAYQRMDTVLHEEWEKRAEGLPYQSPYEALIMASLVEKETGVPYERGEIAGVFVRRLEKGMRLQTDPTVIYGLGDRYKGNISRQMLRDATPYNTYVIKGLPPTPIAMAGREAIHAALHPEDGQSLYFVAKGDGTHYFSKTLAEHNRAVRQYQIEQRRENYRSTVEAQ is encoded by the coding sequence ATGCTTAAAAAGTTGTTATTCGCCGTGGTGGGCCTTTGTCTTGCGGGATTATTGGCAGCCGTTGTATTTTGGAAGGCACTGGACTGGTACGGCAATCAGCCCATGATAGGGCCAGGCAGTGCGGATAGCCTGGAGTTTACCATTGCCCAGGGCGAATCCATGACCGGAGTGGCAGACAGTCTGGCTAAGTCTGGCTGGCTTCACTATCCGAAACTCTTTGTACTGTTGGCCAAAATAGAAAAGGCGGCTGGTGCGATACACGCCGGGGACTATCTGATCCCGGCCGGGATTACCCATAGGGATTTGTTGAAGGTTTTTACTTCCGGTCAGGTACGCTACTACAACGTGACACTGGTTGAGGGTCATACCCTGAAAGAGGTCATGGCGGCTTTAAATCAACACGAAAAGCTCTCTTCACCCATGGATCACGAGGCGCTGCAGGCACTTTATAAAAGTCTGGAAATAGCAGGGAACCCGGAAGGTCTGTTTTACCCCGATACCTATTTCTTTCAGGCCAATGCCAGTGTTGAATCCATACTCAGGCGGGCTTACCAGCGGATGGATACCGTGCTGCATGAAGAATGGGAAAAACGTGCTGAAGGACTGCCCTACCAGAGTCCTTACGAGGCACTGATTATGGCCTCGCTGGTGGAGAAAGAAACGGGAGTGCCTTATGAGCGGGGCGAAATTGCAGGTGTTTTTGTCAGGCGTCTGGAAAAAGGCATGAGACTGCAAACCGACCCCACCGTGATTTACGGTCTCGGCGATCGTTATAAAGGCAACATCAGTCGTCAAATGCTTCGGGATGCCACTCCGTACAACACCTACGTCATCAAAGGGCTACCACCGACGCCTATTGCCATGGCCGGTCGGGAAGCGATTCATGCTGCTTTGCATCCGGAAGATGGCCAGTCACTCTACTTTGTCGCCAAGGGCGATGGTACTCATTATTTCTCGAAAACACTGGCAGAGCATAATCGAGCTGTCAGACAGTATCAGATTGAACAGCGTCGAGAGAATTATCGATCGACTGTGGAGGCTCAATAA